A region of Carassius gibelio isolate Cgi1373 ecotype wild population from Czech Republic chromosome B11, carGib1.2-hapl.c, whole genome shotgun sequence DNA encodes the following proteins:
- the LOC127968505 gene encoding myelin and lymphocyte protein-like, whose product MATNTGQMGYLPRGGAIFCTIPDILYLPELVCGGLVLSLVASTLLLPYNPQAYVISVTIFCFIMTFLWLLVFACGSHNNRSSWASADVAYHAFAALLYLSASVLLAFITLFWDQAAGRDALIYKLDVAAVVFSFFTTLLYVVHTVFSAIRWKSF is encoded by the exons ATGGCGACCAATACAGGACAAATGGGCTACCTTCCCCGCGGAGGGGCAATATTCTGCACCATACCCGACATCCTCTACCTTCCAGAGCTT GTCTGTGGCGGTCTCGTACTGAGCCTGGTAGCATCTACGTTACTCTTACCTTACAACCCCCAGGCATACGTCATCTCTGTGACAATTTTCTGTTTCATCATGACATTCCTCTGGTTGCTGGTCTTTGCCTGTGGGTCTCATAATAACAGAAGCTCTTGGGCAAGTGCG GATGTAGCATACCATGCATTTGCAGCACTCCTCTATCTCAGTGCCTCCGTGCTTCTGGCTTTCATAACCCTCTTCTGGGATCAAGCAGCTGGCAGAGATGCACTTATTTACAAGCTGGATGTAGCTGCCGTG GTGTTTTCCTTTTTCACCACTTTACTGTATGTCGTCCACACAGTTTTCTCAGCCATCAGATGGAAATCCTTCTAA